A single region of the Streptomyces caelestis genome encodes:
- a CDS encoding response regulator encodes MTIRVVVADDQELVRSGFALILDVQPDIEVVAEVGDGAEAVEAVRRHAPDVALLDVRMPRMDGIEACRAISAASDCRTVMLTTFDSDEYVYDALHAGASGFLLKDVRRDDLVHAVRVVARGDSLLAPSVARRLVEQYTRSTRHPQPATRLDVLTGRERETLLLLARGLSNAEIAAELVVSDHTVKTHVGNVLAKLGLRDRIQAVICAYETGLVAAGDPPPGGAGRAAPSPSSARN; translated from the coding sequence GTGACGATCCGGGTGGTGGTCGCCGACGACCAGGAGCTGGTGCGCAGCGGCTTCGCGCTGATCCTGGACGTCCAGCCGGACATCGAGGTCGTCGCGGAGGTGGGCGACGGGGCCGAGGCCGTCGAGGCGGTGCGGCGGCACGCCCCCGATGTGGCGCTGCTCGATGTGCGCATGCCGCGCATGGACGGGATCGAGGCCTGCCGGGCGATCAGCGCCGCGAGCGACTGCCGGACGGTGATGCTCACGACCTTCGACTCCGACGAGTACGTCTATGACGCCCTGCACGCGGGCGCGAGCGGCTTCCTGCTCAAGGACGTCCGCCGGGACGACCTCGTCCATGCCGTACGGGTGGTCGCCCGGGGCGACTCGCTGCTCGCGCCGTCCGTGGCCCGGCGACTGGTGGAGCAGTACACGCGATCCACGAGGCACCCGCAGCCCGCCACCCGGCTGGACGTGCTGACCGGGCGGGAGCGCGAGACACTGCTGCTGCTCGCCCGGGGTTTGTCGAACGCCGAGATCGCCGCGGAGCTGGTGGTCAGCGACCACACGGTCAAGACGCATGTCGGCAACGTGCTCGCGAAGCTGGGGCTGCGGGATCGGATCCAGGCCGTGATCTGCGCGTACGAGACCGGTCTCGTCGCGGCCGGGGACCCCCCGCCCGGGGGAGCGGGCCGGGCCGCGCCCTCCCCCTCGTCGGCGAGGAACTGA
- a CDS encoding sensor histidine kinase: MGGIRGAIREWWERGRALAGANPLVVDIGVALLVQGAMTMPFVVPRAAGAPPATWAAYGLSTLTVVPLVWRRRAPVAVLFAVLAANALYRLAVDGPGQPLPYTGLVVVYTIAALSPARGRLVTGAVLLVAVPVGVWLNTRSARELTFSVFVLVAAYVFGRLTDARQRAHRVEAEQAAARERARIAREMHDILSHAVSLMIVQAEAGPVAVRAAPERAEAAFDAISAAGRDAMVQLRRMLGLLRESDGVPLREPQPGLAELPGLLDRVRAGSGLDVGYRTLGYVRPLSGAVAATVFRVVQEALTNTVKHAGGRTVTVELTYGESDLCVRVTDDGRGPQAGAVGQRGGQGLVGIRERAAALGGSAMTGRGADGRGFEVRVRLPVPAAVEAGP, translated from the coding sequence GTGGGGGGCATACGCGGGGCCATACGGGAGTGGTGGGAGCGCGGGCGGGCGTTGGCGGGGGCCAATCCGCTCGTCGTCGACATCGGTGTCGCGCTCCTGGTCCAGGGCGCGATGACCATGCCGTTCGTCGTGCCGCGGGCGGCCGGGGCGCCGCCGGCGACCTGGGCCGCGTACGGGCTCAGCACGCTCACCGTGGTGCCCCTGGTCTGGCGGCGGCGCGCCCCCGTCGCCGTGCTGTTCGCGGTGCTGGCCGCCAACGCGCTGTACCGGCTGGCCGTGGACGGGCCCGGGCAGCCGTTGCCGTACACCGGGCTTGTGGTCGTGTACACGATTGCCGCGCTGTCGCCCGCGCGGGGGCGGCTCGTCACCGGGGCCGTGTTGCTGGTCGCCGTGCCGGTGGGGGTGTGGCTCAACACCCGGTCGGCTCGTGAACTGACCTTCTCCGTCTTCGTGTTAGTGGCCGCCTATGTCTTCGGGCGGCTCACCGACGCCCGTCAGCGGGCCCACCGCGTCGAGGCCGAGCAGGCCGCCGCGCGCGAACGGGCCCGGATCGCACGGGAGATGCACGACATCCTCTCCCACGCCGTGAGCCTGATGATCGTGCAGGCGGAGGCCGGGCCGGTGGCCGTGCGTGCCGCGCCGGAGCGGGCCGAGGCCGCCTTCGACGCCATCTCCGCGGCCGGGCGCGACGCCATGGTGCAGTTGCGCCGGATGCTGGGCCTGCTGCGGGAGAGCGACGGCGTCCCCCTGCGCGAACCGCAGCCCGGGCTCGCCGAGTTGCCCGGTCTGCTCGACCGGGTGCGGGCCGGCAGTGGGCTGGATGTCGGGTACCGGACGCTGGGATACGTCCGGCCGTTGTCGGGGGCGGTCGCCGCGACCGTCTTCCGGGTGGTCCAGGAAGCCCTCACGAACACCGTCAAGCACGCCGGAGGCCGTACCGTCACGGTAGAACTGACCTACGGAGAGAGCGACTTGTGCGTACGGGTGACCGACGACGGGCGTGGCCCGCAGGCCGGGGCCGTCGGTCAACGGGGCGGGCAGGGGCTCGTCGGGATCCGGGAGCGGGCGGCGGCGCTCGGGGGGAGTGCGATGACCGGGCGGGGAGCGGACGGGCGGGGGTTCGAGGTGCGGGTGCGGCTTCCCGTACCGGCCGCGGTGGAGGCCGGGCCGTGA
- a CDS encoding ester cyclase: protein MSAESNKALVRRLFEEVLNGRRMEIIDELAATDYQEHDPLPGQREGREGLKDRVTMLVEGLAPTFSIDDMIAEGDRVVVRWTNSATHSGTFLGIPPTGRSCRFAGVDIFRLDGGRLVEHWHVVDQLSMLQQLELLPSA, encoded by the coding sequence GTGTCCGCCGAGTCCAATAAGGCGCTGGTACGCCGGTTGTTCGAGGAAGTGCTCAACGGTCGGCGCATGGAGATCATCGACGAGCTGGCCGCGACGGACTACCAGGAGCACGACCCGCTGCCCGGGCAGCGTGAGGGGCGTGAGGGACTGAAGGATCGAGTGACCATGCTCGTGGAGGGGCTGGCACCCACCTTCAGCATCGACGACATGATTGCCGAGGGGGATCGCGTCGTCGTCCGTTGGACCAACAGCGCCACCCATTCGGGAACCTTCCTGGGCATCCCTCCGACGGGACGATCATGCCGCTTCGCCGGAGTCGACATCTTCCGGCTGGACGGCGGCCGGCTTGTCGAGCACTGGCACGTCGTCGATCAGCTCTCCATGCTCCAGCAACTGGAGCTGCTCCCGTCAGCCTGA
- a CDS encoding ABC transporter permease, with product MSPVWYAAGVGVRRGWTELRQTFTTGQDVFGYVLWTVLLMVPLFLLKDDPLKGAGISTGAFMLPSLLGMTLAFTGMMTTAQLLATEREDGTLLRAKAVPHGMVGHLVGKIIMVSGTALASMALPFAVGVFLVDGVARQGGGGLLTLVWVVPLGLLATLPVGAVIGSLVSSPRAIGLLMFPVMGLVAISGIYFPLSELPGWLQTVGQIFPVYWLGLGLRAALLPAGAVAAEVGESWRQLETAGVLGVWAVAGLLVAPSVLRRMARRESGAAMAERQRKAMQRVG from the coding sequence ATGAGTCCGGTGTGGTACGCGGCCGGAGTAGGGGTGCGGCGCGGCTGGACGGAACTCCGGCAGACCTTCACCACCGGCCAGGACGTGTTCGGTTACGTACTCTGGACGGTCCTGCTCATGGTGCCGCTGTTCCTGCTCAAGGACGATCCGCTGAAGGGCGCCGGCATCTCGACCGGCGCGTTCATGCTGCCGAGCCTGCTGGGCATGACGCTCGCGTTCACCGGGATGATGACCACGGCGCAACTGCTCGCGACCGAGCGCGAGGACGGCACCCTGCTGCGGGCCAAGGCCGTGCCCCACGGCATGGTCGGCCACCTGGTCGGCAAGATCATCATGGTGTCCGGGACGGCTCTCGCTTCCATGGCCCTCCCCTTCGCCGTCGGCGTGTTCCTGGTCGACGGGGTCGCCCGGCAGGGCGGCGGGGGACTGCTGACGCTGGTGTGGGTGGTGCCGCTGGGTCTGCTGGCGACCCTGCCGGTGGGCGCCGTCATCGGCTCACTCGTCAGCAGTCCGCGCGCCATCGGTCTGCTGATGTTTCCCGTGATGGGACTCGTCGCGATCTCCGGGATCTACTTCCCTCTGTCGGAGCTGCCCGGGTGGCTGCAGACCGTCGGGCAGATCTTCCCCGTGTACTGGCTCGGCCTCGGTCTGCGGGCCGCGTTGCTGCCGGCCGGAGCGGTCGCCGCCGAGGTCGGCGAATCTTGGCGGCAGTTGGAGACAGCAGGCGTGCTGGGAGTCTGGGCGGTCGCCGGACTGCTCGTCGCGCCGTCCGTCCTGCGCAGGATGGCCCGCCGCGAGTCCGGGGCCGCGATGGCGGAACGGCAGCGGAAGGCGATGCAGCGGGTCGGGTAG
- a CDS encoding ABC transporter ATP-binding protein, translating into MTTAHALSEAGSSPPPNSDRVIDVRDLRMRYRSQDVLKGVDFTARRGEVVVLLGPNGAGKTTTIEVLEGFRMRSAGDVSVLGTDPAHGDERWRARLGIVLQSWRDHGKWRVRELLAHLGSYYAPYSTALVQRPWDVDELIAAVGLTEQAGKRVGTLSGGQRRRFDVAVGIVGRPELLFLDEPTAGLDPEARNEFHGLVRGLADGDTTVLLTTHDLAEAEKLADRILILAGGRIVADGTAEELSRKASAEATVRWTLDGRPFEESTAEPTRFVRRLFEDHGDAVGGLEVRRASLEDTYLTMVRELETGSVPEERAAHAFGEEAR; encoded by the coding sequence ATGACAACCGCTCACGCCTTATCCGAGGCCGGGAGCAGCCCACCGCCAAACAGCGACCGGGTCATCGACGTACGGGATCTGCGGATGCGCTACCGCAGCCAGGACGTCCTGAAGGGGGTCGACTTCACGGCCCGGCGAGGCGAAGTCGTCGTGCTGCTCGGGCCGAACGGCGCGGGCAAGACGACCACGATCGAAGTCCTGGAGGGCTTCCGGATGCGCTCGGCCGGTGACGTGAGCGTCCTCGGCACCGATCCGGCACACGGGGACGAGCGGTGGCGTGCGCGCCTGGGCATCGTGTTGCAGTCCTGGCGCGACCACGGCAAATGGCGGGTGCGGGAGCTGCTGGCCCATCTCGGCTCGTACTACGCGCCGTACTCCACCGCCCTCGTACAACGGCCCTGGGACGTCGACGAACTCATCGCCGCCGTGGGTCTGACCGAGCAGGCGGGCAAACGGGTCGGGACCCTGTCCGGCGGGCAGCGCAGGCGTTTCGACGTGGCCGTCGGCATCGTGGGCAGGCCCGAGCTGCTGTTCCTGGACGAGCCGACGGCGGGTCTGGACCCGGAGGCCAGGAACGAGTTCCACGGCCTGGTCCGCGGGCTCGCGGACGGGGACACCACCGTGCTGCTGACCACGCACGACCTCGCCGAGGCGGAGAAACTCGCCGACCGGATCCTCATCCTGGCCGGTGGCCGGATCGTGGCCGACGGCACCGCCGAGGAGCTGTCCCGGAAGGCATCGGCCGAGGCCACCGTGCGCTGGACGCTGGACGGGCGGCCCTTCGAGGAGTCGACGGCCGAGCCCACCCGGTTCGTCCGCCGGCTGTTCGAGGACCACGGCGACGCGGTCGGCGGACTGGAGGTGCGCCGGGCGAGCCTGGAGGACACCTACCTGACGATGGTGCGGGAGCTGGAGACGGGGAGCGTCCCCGAGGAGCGGGCGGCACACGCCTTCGGAGAGGAAGCGCGATGA
- a CDS encoding DUF7848 domain-containing protein yields the protein MSACNGITRGRYRFAEWTLTAVPTMAVRHCGRCLTCGERSADTADADDVHVWCLKHAGLTHHSGYEFSAFQYFNATMSDPGNESHAT from the coding sequence ATGAGCGCGTGCAACGGGATCACACGAGGCCGGTACCGGTTCGCGGAATGGACGCTGACGGCCGTGCCGACCATGGCCGTGCGTCACTGCGGCAGGTGCCTCACGTGCGGCGAACGCTCCGCCGACACGGCCGACGCGGACGACGTCCACGTTTGGTGTCTCAAGCACGCGGGCCTGACGCACCATAGCGGCTACGAGTTCTCGGCGTTCCAGTACTTCAACGCCACCATGTCTGACCCCGGTAACGAGTCGCACGCGACGTAG
- a CDS encoding DUF5919 domain-containing protein — protein sequence MNEALRRAMLQARVTDRQLAERCGVDVKTVGRWITETGRIPRARHRWAVCEALGEEETVLWPAAVRKAIKVGPDREVVSVYPYRSGCPASLWRSLITKSERELTFAGYTNYFLWLEQARFGTALRRKAAQGCRVRFLVGDPDSDLTRSREQDEDVALTLSTRIRVTLAELEKIRRQPGVDARFSDGHAYLSVFRFDDDMIVTPLLTHSVGHDAPTLHLRRHQDDGMFDRFASHIEELWKRGTPVWGEEANG from the coding sequence GTGAACGAAGCGCTGCGTCGCGCCATGCTTCAAGCCCGCGTGACGGATCGTCAGTTGGCAGAGAGATGCGGCGTCGACGTCAAGACTGTCGGCCGTTGGATCACCGAGACGGGACGGATCCCCCGTGCCCGCCATCGGTGGGCCGTCTGTGAGGCACTCGGAGAGGAGGAAACCGTGTTATGGCCAGCAGCCGTGAGGAAGGCGATCAAGGTCGGTCCGGATCGTGAGGTCGTTTCCGTCTATCCGTACCGATCCGGCTGTCCGGCTTCGCTGTGGCGGTCATTGATCACCAAATCCGAGCGTGAGCTGACGTTCGCTGGTTACACCAACTACTTCCTGTGGCTTGAACAGGCACGATTCGGTACCGCGTTGCGGCGTAAGGCTGCACAGGGGTGCCGGGTGCGCTTTTTGGTCGGCGACCCGGACAGCGATCTCACACGGTCACGAGAGCAGGACGAAGATGTTGCGCTCACGCTGTCGACACGTATCCGTGTGACGCTCGCCGAATTGGAGAAGATCAGAAGACAGCCGGGTGTCGACGCGAGGTTCAGCGATGGACATGCGTACCTGTCCGTGTTCCGCTTCGATGACGACATGATTGTTACGCCCCTGCTGACGCACAGCGTTGGACACGATGCCCCTACGCTGCATCTGCGTCGTCACCAGGACGACGGCATGTTCGATCGCTTCGCTTCGCACATTGAGGAGCTTTGGAAACGGGGCACTCCGGTATGGGGAGAGGAAGCAAATGGGTAG
- a CDS encoding NUDIX domain-containing protein, producing the protein MGRRDYEDDPNAPAANSLVPAASAIVVDDSGRILLQRRRDNDMWALPGGAMHIGESLPECAIRETLEETGINVEIIGIVGTYTNPRHVFAYDDGEVRQEFSICFLARPVGGQLAVSEESTDVRWFEPAEIDTLPMVASIRKRVNDWRDGNMPAAR; encoded by the coding sequence ATGGGTAGGCGCGATTATGAGGACGACCCGAACGCCCCTGCCGCGAACAGCTTGGTTCCTGCCGCTTCTGCCATCGTCGTCGACGACTCCGGGCGCATCCTGCTTCAGCGTCGGCGCGACAACGACATGTGGGCGCTTCCTGGCGGCGCCATGCACATTGGCGAGTCATTGCCGGAGTGCGCGATTCGGGAGACGCTCGAAGAGACGGGTATCAATGTCGAGATCATTGGCATTGTCGGGACCTACACCAACCCTCGCCACGTCTTCGCCTACGACGACGGCGAGGTACGGCAAGAGTTCTCCATCTGCTTCCTGGCTCGCCCTGTGGGCGGACAACTCGCGGTGTCCGAGGAATCAACCGACGTCCGCTGGTTCGAGCCCGCAGAGATTGACACGCTCCCCATGGTCGCCAGCATCCGGAAGCGAGTGAACGACTGGCGCGACGGCAACATGCCAGCCGCCCGGTAG
- a CDS encoding PadR family transcriptional regulator produces the protein MTKGLPATGDQRRSQLLRGVLDLCLLSLIAERPRYGFEFVAALADNGLDLVSEGSIYPLLTRLEREGLISSYRAPSASGGAPRKYYRLTEAGSAELASGRAVWHAFSGRVGRILTATEPTGGSAP, from the coding sequence ATGACAAAGGGGCTGCCCGCTACCGGTGACCAGCGTCGTAGCCAGCTGCTGCGCGGAGTGCTCGATCTGTGCCTGCTGTCGCTGATCGCCGAACGGCCGCGTTACGGCTTCGAGTTCGTGGCGGCACTCGCCGACAACGGGCTCGATCTCGTGAGCGAAGGCAGTATCTATCCGTTGCTCACCCGGCTGGAGCGGGAGGGGCTCATCTCCTCGTATCGCGCCCCGTCGGCCAGCGGTGGCGCCCCACGCAAGTACTACCGCCTGACCGAAGCGGGAAGTGCCGAACTGGCGAGCGGCCGGGCCGTATGGCACGCCTTCAGCGGACGTGTGGGGCGGATCCTGACCGCCACCGAACCCACGGGGGGAAGCGCACCATGA
- a CDS encoding phosphotransferase family protein, with amino-acid sequence MDEVKVVVAHSERATLHVGDVFLKVDADQARIDVEVEAMSLAPVPTPEVLWRQPPVLAMAALPGTTLGRLGGPSTGSPAAWAAAGAAIRKLHDAPLPPRPGRAGRSIVALAAELDDECELLVTNGLLHADLVTRNRQVAEAALRPWTPAFTHGDLQIAHVFVDGDEVTGIIDWSEAGQGDALYDLATFTLGHEEHLDDGVAGYGTDIDLDVIQAWWSLRSLLAVRWLIEHGFDPFLPGCEVDVLRNRM; translated from the coding sequence ATGGATGAGGTCAAAGTCGTTGTCGCCCATTCCGAGCGCGCGACTCTGCACGTCGGCGACGTGTTCCTGAAGGTGGACGCCGATCAGGCGCGCATCGACGTCGAGGTCGAGGCGATGTCCCTCGCGCCGGTCCCGACCCCGGAGGTCCTGTGGCGCCAGCCGCCCGTGCTCGCGATGGCTGCACTCCCGGGGACGACGCTTGGGCGCCTCGGCGGGCCGTCGACCGGGTCGCCGGCGGCGTGGGCCGCGGCGGGCGCCGCCATCCGGAAGCTGCACGACGCGCCGCTGCCGCCCCGGCCCGGCCGGGCCGGCCGGAGCATCGTCGCGCTGGCGGCGGAACTCGACGACGAGTGCGAGTTGCTCGTGACGAACGGCCTCCTGCACGCTGACCTGGTCACCCGCAACCGCCAGGTCGCCGAGGCCGCGCTCCGGCCATGGACTCCGGCGTTCACACACGGCGACCTGCAGATCGCGCACGTCTTCGTCGACGGCGACGAGGTCACCGGCATCATCGACTGGTCCGAGGCGGGCCAGGGTGATGCCCTGTACGACCTTGCCACCTTCACGCTCGGACACGAGGAGCACCTCGACGACGGCGTCGCCGGCTATGGCACCGACATCGACCTCGACGTGATCCAGGCGTGGTGGTCGTTGCGAAGCCTGCTGGCGGTTCGCTGGCTGATCGAGCACGGCTTCGACCCGTTCCTGCCGGGCTGTGAGGTCGACGTGCTGAGAAACCGGATGTGA
- a CDS encoding response regulator — MRQSLRIVLAEDAVLLREGLVHLLERFGHRVLAAVGDGPALLSAAREHRPDLVITDVRMPPGQTDEGLRTARRLQAEQPALAVLVLSQYVEQTFADELLDDRRSSVGTGYLLKERIGDVEEFADAVARVAAGATVVDPDVVRQLLARRRDPLDRLTPREREVLALMAEGRSNAAIARRLVVTDAAVAKHIASILQKLDLPPSAPDDHRRVLAVLAYLRA, encoded by the coding sequence ATGCGGCAGTCCCTCCGCATCGTGCTCGCGGAAGACGCCGTCCTCCTGCGGGAAGGTCTCGTCCATCTGCTGGAGCGCTTCGGCCACCGGGTGCTCGCCGCCGTGGGCGACGGCCCGGCCCTGCTCTCCGCCGCCCGGGAACACCGCCCCGACCTGGTGATCACCGACGTCCGTATGCCACCGGGCCAGACGGACGAAGGCCTGCGCACGGCCCGCCGGCTCCAGGCCGAGCAGCCCGCACTGGCGGTCCTCGTGCTCAGCCAGTACGTCGAGCAGACCTTCGCCGACGAGCTCCTGGACGACCGCCGCAGCAGCGTCGGAACGGGCTACCTCCTCAAGGAACGCATCGGCGACGTCGAGGAGTTCGCCGACGCCGTCGCCCGCGTCGCCGCCGGGGCGACGGTCGTCGACCCGGACGTCGTACGCCAGCTCCTCGCCCGCCGCCGCGACCCCCTGGACCGGCTCACACCCCGCGAACGCGAGGTCCTCGCCCTCATGGCCGAGGGCCGCTCCAACGCGGCGATCGCCCGCCGCCTGGTCGTCACGGACGCGGCCGTCGCCAAGCACATCGCGAGCATCCTCCAGAAACTGGACCTGCCCCCGTCGGCCCCCGACGACCACCGCCGCGTCCTGGCAGTACTGGCCTACCTGCGCGCCTGA
- a CDS encoding sensor histidine kinase codes for MDRAAAVSPRTVLEALTRSPLGFLRTAWPWRALGYLLSGGVFATGVYLGVAGLLTAPIGTFAGMLCAAALVVFAVALAGPLERRRLALVDRGDGDGSRGSGDRQRPRRSPRTAGYGAVSVLAVGWLDLAVVLVSLGIPGFLLLTPFQPTALPWQTVAGPVAGALLLPVAAYPIGAWAAVRAAVGRAVLFPKDRELREVVRSRARLVDAFETERRRIERDLHDGAQQRLVALTMKLGLATLDLPPGSAAAKQVGEAHALAKEALTELRELIRGIHPQILTERGLPAAARDIAGRCPVPTDLDLDLPGRLPAAVEQTAYYVTAEALTNIARHSGADRCRVTARCRDGVLRLDIEDNGSGDADPARGTGLVGLADRIAAADGRMLLSSPPGGPTLLRAEIPCAGPPS; via the coding sequence ATGGATCGCGCGGCAGCCGTCAGCCCTCGAACGGTCCTGGAGGCCCTCACCCGCAGCCCGTTGGGGTTTCTCCGTACCGCCTGGCCGTGGCGCGCACTGGGGTACCTGCTGTCCGGCGGGGTCTTCGCGACCGGTGTCTATCTCGGTGTGGCCGGGCTGCTCACCGCGCCCATCGGCACATTCGCCGGGATGCTCTGCGCCGCGGCGCTGGTGGTCTTCGCCGTCGCCCTCGCCGGTCCCCTGGAACGCCGCCGTCTCGCTCTCGTCGACCGGGGCGACGGTGACGGCAGCCGTGGCAGTGGCGACCGGCAGCGGCCGCGGCGCAGCCCCCGCACCGCCGGCTACGGCGCCGTGTCCGTCCTGGCCGTCGGCTGGCTGGACCTCGCCGTGGTCCTGGTCTCGCTCGGCATCCCGGGCTTCCTCCTCCTGACGCCCTTCCAGCCCACCGCCCTGCCCTGGCAGACCGTGGCGGGCCCGGTCGCGGGCGCGCTGCTGCTGCCCGTGGCCGCGTATCCCATCGGAGCGTGGGCCGCCGTCCGTGCGGCGGTGGGCCGTGCCGTGCTCTTCCCGAAGGACCGCGAACTGCGCGAGGTCGTACGCTCCCGGGCTCGCCTCGTCGACGCCTTCGAGACGGAACGCCGCCGCATCGAACGCGACCTGCACGACGGCGCGCAGCAGCGGCTCGTCGCCCTCACCATGAAGCTGGGCCTGGCCACCCTCGACCTGCCGCCCGGCAGCGCGGCGGCGAAGCAGGTCGGGGAGGCCCACGCGCTCGCCAAGGAGGCGCTCACCGAGCTGCGCGAACTGATCCGGGGCATCCACCCGCAGATCCTGACGGAACGCGGACTGCCCGCCGCCGCACGGGACATCGCCGGGCGCTGCCCGGTCCCCACGGACCTCGACCTCGACCTCCCGGGCCGGTTGCCGGCCGCCGTCGAGCAGACGGCGTACTACGTCACCGCCGAGGCCCTCACCAACATCGCCCGGCACAGCGGTGCCGACCGCTGCCGCGTCACCGCCCGCTGCCGTGACGGCGTGCTCCGCCTCGACATCGAGGACAACGGCTCCGGCGACGCCGACCCCGCTCGCGGCACGGGCCTCGTCGGCCTCGCCGACCGGATCGCCGCCGCCGACGGCAGAATGCTCCTGTCCAGCCCGCCGGGCGGACCCACACTGCTGAGAGCGGAGATCCCGTGCGCCGGCCCACCTTCCTGA